A genomic segment from Capra hircus breed San Clemente chromosome 15, ASM170441v1, whole genome shotgun sequence encodes:
- the RCN1 gene encoding reticulocalbin-1, whose product MARGGRGRHLGLALGLLLALLLAPPALRAKPTVRKERVVRPDSDLGERPAEDNQSFQYDHEAFLGKEDSKTFDQLTSEESKERLGKIVDRIDSDGDGFVTTEELKTWIKRVQKRYIYDNVAKVWKDYDRDKDDKISWEEYKQATYGYYLGNPTEFQDTSDHHTFKKMLPRDERRFKAADLDSDQTATREEFTAFLHPEEFEHMKEIVVLETLEDIDKNGDGFVDQDEYIADMFSHEESGPEPDWVLSEREQFNEFRDLNKDGKLDKDEIRHWILPQDYDHAQAEARHLVYESDKNKDEKLTKEEILDNWNMFVGSQATNYGEDLTKNHDEL is encoded by the exons ATGGCGCGCGGCGGCCGCGGTCGCCACCTGGGGCTGGCCCTGGGGCTGCTGCTGGCGCTGCTGCTGGCGCCTCCGGCGCTGCGGGCCAAGCCCACCGTGCGCAAGGAGCGCGTGGTGCGGCCCGACTCGGACCTGGGCGAGCGGCCGGCCGAGGACAACCAGAGCTTCCAGTACGACCACGAGGCCTTCCTGGGCAAGGAGGACTCCAAGACCTTCGACCAGCTCACCTCGGAGGAGAGCAAGGAGAGGCTGGG gaAAATTGTTGATCGAATCGACAGTGATGGAGACGGCTTTGTCACCACTGAGGAGCTGAAAACCTGGATCAAACGGGTGCAGAAAAGGTACATCTATGATAATGTCGCCAAAGTCTGGAAGGATTATGATCGGGACAAAGACGATAAAATTTCCTGGGAAGAATACAAGCAAGCCACCTATGGTTACTACCTAG GAAACCCCACAGAATTTCAGGATACCTCAGATCATCACACCTTTAAAAAGATGCTGCCACGGGACGAGAGAAGGTTCAAGGCTGCAGACCTCGATAGTGACCAGACAGCCACCCGGGAGGAGTTCACCGCCTTTCTGCATCCTGAGGAGTTTGAGCATATGAAGGAAATTGTGGTTTTG GAAACTCTGGAGGACATCGACAAGAATGGGGACGGCTTTGTGGATCAGGATGAGTATATTG CTGATATGTTTTCCCACGAGGAGAGTGGCCCTGAGCCAGACTGGGTGCTGTCAGAACGGGAGCAGTTTAATGAATTCCGGGATCTGAACAAGGATGGGAAGCTGGACAAAGATGAGATTCGTCACTGGATCCTCCCCCAAGACTACGACCACGCACAGGCTGAGGCCAGGCACCTGGTGTACGAGTCAGACAAAAACAAG GATGAAAAGCTCACTAAAGAGGAGATCTTAGACAACTGGAACATGTTTGTTGGAAGCCAAGCTACCAATTATGGGGAAGACCTCACCAAAAACCACGATGAGCTCTGA